From a single bacterium genomic region:
- a CDS encoding type II secretion system GspH family protein has translation MKTFENRAMRAVTLTELLVVLAIISLLATIAVPVFVQKTHQARIATARMEVREIAMAQDMCAMTHGYYVPIHILDNVPNLNVGSTGTAHDNFADYPTASTTYVVNPFLDLAEQVSAGQDDLAVGTADPNDRVAQMINYWQGPFLNAKRVYTGNDIVNDPQDLTQQEVSYDFVLDPWGRPYRFYSPIGIISTASESTINATPSNNDIDDGNINQNQDDRFDRFAIVSFGSNGESDSSTVQEFDDDIFYEFGPVANETAFNSIF, from the coding sequence ATGAAGACTTTTGAAAACAGAGCAATGCGGGCTGTGACGCTGACGGAGTTGCTCGTCGTGCTGGCGATCATCTCGCTACTGGCGACGATCGCTGTGCCGGTATTCGTCCAGAAGACGCACCAGGCGCGAATCGCCACGGCGCGGATGGAAGTTCGTGAGATCGCGATGGCCCAGGACATGTGCGCCATGACTCATGGTTACTATGTCCCCATTCACATCCTGGACAATGTGCCGAATTTGAATGTCGGCAGCACAGGCACGGCGCACGACAACTTCGCCGACTACCCCACCGCGAGCACGACCTACGTCGTGAATCCGTTCCTGGATCTGGCAGAGCAGGTCTCGGCCGGCCAGGATGACCTGGCCGTCGGCACGGCGGATCCGAACGATCGCGTCGCCCAGATGATCAACTATTGGCAGGGTCCGTTCCTGAATGCGAAGCGCGTCTACACGGGCAACGACATCGTCAACGATCCCCAGGATCTGACGCAGCAGGAAGTCTCTTACGACTTCGTGCTCGATCCCTGGGGCCGTCCATATCGCTTCTACTCGCCGATCGGCATCATCAGCACGGCGAGCGAGTCGACAATCAATGCGACGCCGTCCAACAACGATATCGATGATGGCAACATCAACCAGAACCAGGACGATCGGTTCGATCGCTTCGCCATCGTCTCCTTCGGCTCGAACGGCGAATCGGATTCCTCGACGGTGCAGGAATTCGACGATGACATCTTCTACGAATTCGGCCCGGTCGCGAACGAAACGGCTTTCAACTCGATCTTCTAA
- a CDS encoding prepilin-type N-terminal cleavage/methylation domain-containing protein — protein sequence MRRRFPPAGNGRGFTLIEVLVALAILLAGVVAIVQLFPVSLRAHTDAALKGTAALLAHEKVEEIRRDRDRQSRIIQEIENRHAPTDPIVWPLDERLTYSYSGESLFSSNDTPGDPRDDVNVARVIVRLAQDFDPDQRVVYELRFDR from the coding sequence ATGCGCAGGCGATTCCCGCCCGCGGGGAACGGAAGAGGCTTCACTCTCATCGAAGTTCTGGTAGCCTTGGCGATTCTTCTCGCCGGGGTGGTGGCTATTGTCCAGCTCTTCCCCGTCAGCCTGCGCGCCCACACAGATGCGGCCCTGAAGGGCACGGCAGCGCTGCTGGCGCACGAAAAAGTGGAAGAAATTCGACGGGATCGCGACAGGCAATCCCGGATTATCCAAGAGATTGAAAACCGACACGCACCGACGGATCCGATTGTCTGGCCGTTGGATGAGCGATTGACGTATTCCTACTCTGGCGAGTCGTTGTTCTCGAGCAACGATACGCCTGGCGACCCGCGAGACGACGTAAATGTCGCACGAGTCATTGTGCGGTTGGCGCAGGATTTCGATCCTGACCAGCGCGTGGTCTACGAGTTGAGGTTCGATCGGTGA
- a CDS encoding prepilin-type N-terminal cleavage/methylation domain-containing protein → MNKLFNKGVTLIELMVVLLIVSLLSTIAVGVYTKEVLRAKVARTRAEIRTMEVAINRYQIDVGQFPPSSTGTAIAPSNLDQLTPAQGCGYMQLALRGSLNGNMYTPLSTRWEGPYLDWDDNKLGTLTGGALTTGLSRAQIQFLDPFGSPYYYIQYREYSSLGGARLPSDHPYYSTETYYNPATFQILSQGPNGTTGVTVGGLIPDSDDIVNWESPNI, encoded by the coding sequence ATGAACAAGCTCTTCAATAAAGGCGTAACGCTGATCGAGTTGATGGTCGTGCTGCTGATTGTATCGCTGCTTTCGACAATCGCCGTCGGCGTCTATACGAAAGAAGTCCTTCGAGCAAAGGTGGCCAGAACCCGGGCTGAGATCCGGACGATGGAAGTGGCCATCAATCGCTATCAGATCGACGTTGGACAGTTCCCGCCCTCCAGCACGGGGACCGCTATCGCCCCGAGCAATCTGGACCAACTGACGCCCGCGCAGGGCTGTGGCTACATGCAGTTGGCTTTGCGCGGCAGCCTGAACGGGAACATGTACACGCCCCTCAGCACCCGTTGGGAAGGCCCCTATCTGGATTGGGACGATAACAAGCTGGGAACGTTGACCGGCGGCGCCCTGACGACCGGATTGTCGCGCGCTCAGATTCAGTTCCTCGATCCGTTCGGGAGCCCGTACTACTACATTCAGTACCGGGAATACTCCTCCCTTGGCGGCGCCAGACTGCCATCCGATCATCCGTACTACTCGACGGAAACTTACTACAATCCGGCAACGTTCCAGATCCTGTCGCAGGGACCGAATGGAACGACCGGTGTGACGGTCGGCGGCCTGATTCCGGATTCCGACGATATCGTGAACTGGGAAAGCCCGAATATCTGA
- a CDS encoding S1C family serine protease: protein MMTRIAWIATLAILLTTASTHAADDDQMYWRLRGGGEVVGQLVKETPEEVFIDIGPTIIRLSPDNILSSESLSEAASGETTPTLGLGSGVFDPETGSVIFRAREGASQDVMSRTQIVDEAKRSVVLISNPHGSGSGFIYNDEGLIVTNHHVINGEKYHTVNVFEKDGDQWRRETFEDVEVEAFSPLYDIALLRLSPEKAAEKGVTLRPLPIAPPRSLEVGDDVYAIGNPGMGRRLLEHTVSQGIVSSLARNVNDILYLQTTAAVNPGNSGGPLVNVRGEVVGLVTLKASFQEGIAFALPVELINVFLQNKESFAYSEQAENEGYRYLQPE from the coding sequence ATGATGACTCGGATCGCCTGGATCGCCACGCTGGCAATACTGCTGACGACAGCGAGCACTCACGCTGCGGATGATGACCAGATGTACTGGCGCCTGCGCGGTGGTGGCGAGGTGGTCGGGCAGTTGGTGAAAGAAACGCCCGAGGAAGTTTTCATCGATATCGGCCCGACGATCATCCGTCTGTCTCCCGACAATATTCTCTCTTCGGAGTCGCTTTCCGAAGCAGCCAGCGGGGAGACGACGCCGACGCTGGGGCTTGGCTCCGGGGTCTTCGACCCGGAAACCGGGTCGGTGATCTTCCGTGCCCGCGAAGGCGCCTCGCAGGATGTCATGTCGCGCACCCAGATCGTCGATGAGGCGAAGCGAAGCGTCGTTCTGATCTCGAACCCACACGGATCCGGCTCGGGCTTCATCTACAACGACGAAGGACTAATCGTCACAAACCACCACGTGATCAATGGCGAGAAGTATCACACGGTCAACGTTTTCGAGAAGGATGGCGACCAGTGGCGCCGCGAGACGTTTGAGGATGTCGAGGTCGAGGCCTTCAGCCCGCTCTACGACATCGCACTGCTGCGTCTCAGCCCTGAGAAGGCAGCCGAGAAGGGCGTGACACTACGGCCGCTGCCGATCGCGCCGCCGCGTTCGCTGGAAGTGGGCGATGATGTGTACGCCATCGGCAATCCGGGGATGGGCCGCCGACTGCTCGAGCACACTGTCAGCCAGGGCATTGTCAGTTCGCTGGCGCGCAACGTGAACGACATCCTCTATCTGCAAACGACGGCGGCGGTAAACCCCGGCAACAGCGGCGGGCCGCTTGTCAACGTACGCGGTGAAGTCGTGGGGCTCGTAACGCTGAAAGCCTCCTTCCAGGAAGGCATCGCTTTCGCCCTGCCCGTGGAATTGATCAATGTCTTCCTTCAGAACAAGGAGTCCTTCGCTTATTCCGAGCAGGCAGAGAACGAAGGCTACAGGTACCTGCAGCCGGAGTGA
- a CDS encoding type II secretion system GspH family protein gives MLRKRGHSSNRRAFTLVELVIVGALIALFSGLAIFGVQQQFRSNQRKAIIGETRQIASALDFAYNDVGFFPKLCFMDDSKDLLKLAGQRAFGNPGTQSYAFMSILSVSTVPQATHIEQNWLGPYFSASQARSGVSQGRGGSKAMRLPDFEAGNPPVGIPATTAENATFQWPVDPFNGPYMVYMLNVDRTDPANPTLYFASQDSTNVTLSSSGVTGNFINAVVSYGPNQLPGGGEFFRPTAGDIFNVNDTGPYGLRLFVGNPNDTSLSLTYLLEDQFTDERANAWSWEYGQNYGMNAASFALSDDQSTPIGITDPGSDDVVFSF, from the coding sequence GTGCTTCGGAAACGCGGACATAGCAGCAATCGCCGGGCTTTCACACTCGTTGAGTTGGTGATTGTGGGAGCGCTGATTGCGCTCTTTTCGGGCCTGGCGATTTTCGGCGTTCAGCAGCAATTCCGATCCAACCAGCGCAAGGCGATCATCGGCGAAACCCGCCAGATCGCATCGGCACTGGATTTCGCATACAACGATGTGGGCTTTTTCCCGAAGCTCTGCTTCATGGATGACAGTAAGGACCTGCTAAAGTTAGCTGGACAGAGGGCCTTCGGCAACCCGGGGACTCAATCTTACGCCTTCATGAGCATCCTCTCCGTATCGACGGTTCCCCAAGCTACTCATATCGAACAGAACTGGCTCGGCCCCTACTTCAGCGCTTCTCAAGCCCGATCCGGAGTCTCTCAAGGACGCGGCGGTTCCAAAGCCATGCGGTTGCCGGACTTCGAAGCGGGCAATCCACCTGTGGGCATTCCGGCGACCACGGCGGAGAATGCGACGTTCCAGTGGCCGGTCGATCCGTTCAACGGTCCGTACATGGTCTATATGCTTAACGTCGACCGGACCGATCCAGCGAATCCGACACTGTATTTCGCGTCGCAGGATTCGACGAACGTGACGTTGTCGTCGTCCGGCGTAACGGGCAATTTCATCAACGCGGTTGTCAGCTACGGTCCGAACCAGTTGCCGGGTGGCGGAGAATTCTTCCGCCCGACCGCTGGCGATATCTTCAACGTCAACGACACAGGGCCATACGGCCTGCGTCTTTTTGTTGGTAATCCGAACGACACATCTTTGTCGCTCACCTATTTGCTGGAAGACCAGTTCACGGACGAACGCGCGAATGCGTGGAGCTGGGAATATGGACAGAACTACGGAATGAACGCAGCGTCGTTCGCCCTTTCGGATGATCAGTCGACCCCGATCGGAATTACCGATCCGGGTTCAGACGACGTGGTCTTCTCCTTCTGA
- a CDS encoding prepilin-type N-terminal cleavage/methylation domain-containing protein, translating to MARKGDSVMQHRMRTYRKATRGFSIIELLIAIIIIGILVSIAIPIIANRTKQAREARAMQDLEHYASAEERVAIDTAYYVRLFMLNDTVTRDSTQWERDAPNDTIQSYNYNTVGYFENQDRLFLDPQTGELVDGNPVGRGLLDLLQNNETSFNWNGPYVNWQKDSNNYTNTPDDDDGGLPDGIPDDPWGNNYLLFTRVGMVLEPNGDMVQTADFPIGSLSPILTAVPTDVFDRITVLSLGPNGLPGDGAGSNLGTGDDFVRSFGR from the coding sequence ATGGCCCGAAAAGGTGACTCTGTCATGCAACACCGGATGAGGACATATCGCAAGGCAACACGGGGTTTCTCGATCATCGAGTTGCTGATCGCGATCATCATTATCGGCATTCTTGTGTCGATCGCGATTCCGATTATCGCGAATCGCACCAAGCAGGCCCGTGAGGCACGTGCGATGCAGGATCTGGAGCACTACGCTTCAGCAGAAGAGCGCGTGGCGATCGATACGGCCTATTACGTTCGCCTGTTTATGTTGAACGATACGGTGACCCGAGACTCCACTCAGTGGGAGCGTGATGCCCCCAACGACACCATTCAATCCTACAACTATAACACTGTCGGATACTTTGAAAACCAGGATCGACTGTTCCTGGATCCGCAGACCGGTGAGTTGGTCGATGGAAACCCAGTGGGGCGAGGCCTTCTTGATCTGCTTCAGAACAATGAAACATCCTTCAATTGGAATGGGCCGTATGTGAACTGGCAGAAAGATTCGAATAACTATACTAACACGCCGGACGATGATGACGGCGGTTTGCCGGACGGCATTCCGGATGACCCGTGGGGAAATAACTACCTCCTGTTCACGCGCGTGGGCATGGTGCTCGAGCCGAACGGCGACATGGTCCAGACGGCCGACTTCCCGATCGGATCTCTTTCTCCGATCCTGACAGCCGTGCCGACCGATGTGTTTGATCGTATCACGGTACTGAGCCTGGGGCCGAACGGTCTGCCGGGCGACGGAGCCGGTAGCAACCTTGGAACGGGTGACGATTTTGTCCGCTCGTTCGGGCGATAG
- a CDS encoding lamin tail domain-containing protein, with protein MKRRAIGQTRIQQIRPGRTDRGSTILLVIAILSLLVLMAITLSFTSRLEIASADNFASGVQNRIASLTGVDSTSLLLANDLPEGPSSRLDLSLDKEFLKLRPGKNAEAQYVLALNEPEALGREESRSLIQEGTTRQPRVLRPLVGTETSMVSLFDASAKININAADEVVLARFFDALGDEANISVNGKKVAAAIIDIRYGPDGMPGAANVDDDFDKDESERLQPNEQALNAAGLVDHVSRDPKKLIAKVREDVWVVDEDEEQARSEWRQGFVTGVDEADEYIADIRLPAYGDDVRFSSVQDLLNYPKITGAGVSRELLNAGSIYMTTLSISKDERLVDLQPDDKVDLNTATPIEIYNALKKLYKYEAKDDAMLQQFAVNVVDARDFDRIPTVFPGTGGTNRILGVERTPYIVEAYANSLTPDEEGDDGQYVEIYNPWDEDFDLTGWKLVGAGEVVSLNGRIKPKGFVLITDDFDNSADELDYHTPGTGSVYDIFDVVANTASRRSITAPGFNLLHSPGAYTLSLFDDDGNLIDSMTYKPDSDDDGEGLLSYQRVNPMVREATKLHANPFDVAPRDELPDTQVLRKLRNYPMDGPFVSPADVFQVFAGYAPENGGEGIRWNFPALATPRSADLEDVDLAKKPSIIDARLLDVFTVKLPRLQSRESTEMSKSEADRLAEEMTGQELAHYGEMNFAHGWDVRHGRINLNTTLGMGYVSLPGIDWDQAEDLMERRAELEQDAQDGLLEDGVLYRGLSDVLVDDTLFGDAPSDDDRLARFRTLLPHITLSSEAFLLVGQPKVEPDSPEGIQQATRIEALVTLDRGAPEYVYWHRLAP; from the coding sequence ATGAAACGACGCGCGATTGGACAGACGAGGATTCAGCAGATACGGCCCGGTCGCACCGACCGCGGGTCGACGATTCTGTTAGTGATCGCGATCCTGTCGCTGCTCGTCCTGATGGCCATCACGCTGTCGTTCACAAGCCGACTGGAGATTGCCTCGGCCGATAACTTCGCCAGCGGCGTGCAGAACCGCATCGCGTCGCTGACCGGCGTGGACTCGACGTCGTTGCTGCTGGCGAACGACCTGCCCGAAGGCCCAAGCAGCCGGCTGGATCTGTCGCTCGACAAAGAGTTCCTCAAGCTCCGCCCCGGCAAGAACGCCGAGGCCCAGTACGTGCTGGCGCTCAATGAGCCGGAAGCCCTCGGGCGCGAAGAATCCCGGAGTCTTATCCAGGAGGGGACGACCCGCCAGCCCCGCGTGCTGCGTCCCCTGGTCGGGACGGAAACATCGATGGTTTCGCTGTTCGACGCTTCCGCGAAGATCAACATCAACGCTGCGGACGAAGTGGTCCTGGCGCGGTTCTTCGATGCGCTGGGCGACGAGGCGAATATCTCGGTGAATGGCAAGAAAGTGGCCGCCGCAATCATAGACATTCGTTACGGTCCAGATGGAATGCCTGGCGCTGCCAATGTCGATGATGATTTCGATAAGGATGAGTCGGAGCGTCTGCAGCCGAATGAGCAGGCGCTGAACGCGGCCGGATTGGTCGATCATGTCTCGCGCGACCCAAAGAAGTTGATCGCCAAAGTCCGCGAGGACGTCTGGGTCGTCGACGAAGACGAGGAGCAGGCCCGCAGCGAATGGCGCCAAGGCTTCGTGACCGGCGTGGATGAAGCGGATGAGTACATCGCCGACATCCGCCTGCCGGCCTACGGCGACGATGTGCGGTTCTCTTCCGTCCAGGACTTGCTGAACTACCCAAAGATTACCGGCGCCGGCGTTTCGCGCGAACTCCTGAACGCCGGGTCGATTTATATGACAACGCTCAGCATCAGCAAGGACGAGCGCCTGGTCGATCTGCAGCCTGATGATAAAGTCGATCTCAACACGGCGACGCCGATTGAAATCTACAATGCGCTCAAAAAGCTCTACAAGTACGAGGCGAAAGACGACGCGATGCTGCAGCAGTTTGCGGTCAACGTCGTCGATGCGCGCGATTTCGATCGCATCCCGACGGTGTTCCCGGGAACGGGCGGCACGAATCGCATCCTGGGAGTCGAGCGCACTCCCTACATCGTCGAAGCCTATGCGAATTCCCTGACCCCGGATGAAGAGGGCGACGACGGGCAATACGTCGAAATCTACAATCCGTGGGATGAAGACTTCGATCTGACCGGCTGGAAACTGGTCGGCGCGGGCGAAGTGGTCTCGCTGAACGGACGGATCAAGCCGAAGGGCTTCGTGCTGATCACGGACGATTTCGATAACTCAGCCGATGAACTGGATTACCACACGCCAGGGACTGGCAGCGTTTACGATATCTTCGATGTCGTCGCGAACACGGCCAGTCGACGCTCCATCACGGCGCCGGGCTTCAATCTGCTGCACAGCCCGGGCGCGTACACGCTCTCGCTCTTCGATGATGACGGAAACCTCATCGATTCAATGACCTACAAGCCTGACAGCGATGACGACGGCGAGGGCCTGCTGTCTTACCAGCGCGTAAACCCGATGGTTCGCGAAGCCACGAAGCTACACGCGAACCCGTTCGATGTCGCGCCGCGGGATGAATTGCCCGACACGCAGGTTCTGCGGAAGTTGCGCAACTACCCGATGGATGGGCCGTTCGTCTCCCCTGCCGATGTCTTCCAGGTCTTCGCGGGCTACGCCCCGGAGAATGGCGGCGAAGGAATCCGGTGGAATTTCCCTGCTCTGGCGACTCCCCGCAGCGCCGATCTCGAAGACGTCGATCTCGCCAAGAAGCCGAGCATAATCGACGCCCGTCTGCTGGACGTGTTCACCGTCAAGCTGCCTCGCTTGCAATCCAGGGAAAGCACAGAGATGTCGAAGAGCGAGGCGGATCGGCTGGCCGAGGAGATGACCGGCCAGGAATTGGCTCATTATGGCGAGATGAACTTCGCCCACGGCTGGGACGTCCGGCACGGACGGATCAATCTGAATACTACACTTGGGATGGGCTACGTGTCCCTCCCAGGGATCGATTGGGACCAGGCCGAGGACCTGATGGAGCGGCGCGCAGAGCTGGAGCAGGATGCCCAGGATGGCCTTCTGGAGGATGGCGTTCTGTACCGCGGACTCAGCGACGTTCTGGTTGACGACACGCTGTTTGGTGACGCCCCATCGGATGATGACCGGCTGGCTCGCTTCCGCACGCTTCTGCCTCACATTACGTTGAGTTCGGAAGCCTTTCTGCTTGTGGGCCAACCCAAGGTGGAACCAGACTCGCCCGAAGGCATCCAGCAGGCCACGCGCATAGAAGCGTTGGTGACCTTGGATCGGGGCGCGCCGGAGTACGTTTACTGGCACCGGTTGGCGCCGTAA